One Verrucomicrobiia bacterium DNA window includes the following coding sequences:
- a CDS encoding DUF1501 domain-containing protein has translation MHPHLERLQNQTRRQFLRCAGQFSLGAIALQELLRGPAARADLGASAPSLERPLDPRPPHFAPRAKRVIYLHMSGGPPHLDLFDYKPELVKRDGQPCPDAFTEGKRFAFTGGTPNLMGTPRSFAQYGDGGIWMSDAIPNFHRVANELCVIRSMNTDQFNHTPAELLLYTGSPRQGRPSMGSWVTYGLGSENSDLPGFVVLISSGVQPSGGANCWGSGFLPSVFQGVQCRSKGDPVLYVSDPPGMDRALRRRTLDSLNRLNALQLAEMGDPETTTRIAQYELAFRMQASVPEVMDIGRESEATLEAYGAQPGAASFANNCLLARRLVEQGVRFVQLFDWGWDFHGTGPQEDIRNGLTEKMRLTDRPVAALIEDLRQRGLLDDTLVVWGGEFGRTPFREGRTAASPNLGRDHYPDCFSLFLAGGGVKPGFMYGETDELGFSVVTNKVHIHDLQATLLHLLGFDHRRLTFRFQGRDYRLTDVHGDVVHDILA, from the coding sequence ATGCACCCGCACCTCGAACGTCTTCAGAACCAGACCCGCCGCCAGTTCCTCCGCTGCGCCGGCCAGTTCAGCCTCGGCGCCATCGCCCTCCAGGAACTCCTTCGCGGCCCCGCCGCCCGCGCCGACCTCGGCGCCTCCGCGCCCTCGCTCGAACGTCCCCTCGATCCCCGTCCCCCCCACTTCGCCCCGCGCGCCAAACGGGTCATCTACCTCCACATGTCCGGTGGACCGCCCCACCTCGACCTCTTCGACTACAAACCCGAACTGGTGAAACGCGACGGACAGCCCTGCCCCGACGCCTTCACCGAAGGCAAACGCTTCGCCTTCACCGGCGGCACGCCCAACCTCATGGGCACCCCCCGCTCCTTCGCCCAATACGGCGACGGCGGCATCTGGATGTCCGACGCCATCCCCAATTTCCACCGCGTCGCCAACGAACTCTGCGTGATCCGGTCGATGAACACCGACCAGTTCAATCACACCCCCGCCGAACTCCTCCTCTACACCGGCTCCCCCCGCCAGGGCCGCCCCAGCATGGGCTCCTGGGTCACCTACGGCCTCGGCTCCGAAAACAGCGACCTCCCCGGCTTCGTCGTCCTCATCTCCAGCGGCGTCCAGCCCAGTGGCGGCGCCAACTGCTGGGGCAGCGGCTTCCTCCCCTCCGTCTTCCAGGGCGTCCAGTGCCGCTCCAAAGGCGATCCCGTCCTCTACGTCTCCGATCCCCCCGGCATGGACCGCGCCCTGCGCCGCCGCACCCTCGATTCCCTCAACCGCCTCAACGCCCTCCAGCTCGCCGAAATGGGCGACCCCGAAACCACCACCCGCATCGCCCAGTACGAACTCGCCTTCCGCATGCAGGCCAGCGTCCCCGAGGTCATGGACATCGGCCGCGAATCCGAGGCCACCCTCGAGGCCTACGGCGCCCAACCCGGCGCCGCCAGCTTCGCCAACAATTGTCTCCTCGCCCGACGCCTCGTCGAACAGGGCGTCCGCTTCGTCCAGCTCTTCGACTGGGGCTGGGACTTCCACGGCACCGGCCCCCAGGAGGACATCCGCAACGGGCTCACCGAGAAAATGCGCCTCACCGACCGCCCCGTCGCCGCCCTCATCGAAGACCTCCGCCAGCGCGGACTCCTCGACGACACCCTCGTCGTCTGGGGCGGCGAATTCGGTCGCACCCCCTTCCGCGAAGGCCGCACCGCCGCCAGCCCCAACCTCGGTCGCGACCATTACCCCGACTGCTTCTCCCTCTTCCTCGCCGGTGGCGGCGTGAAGCCCGGCTTCATGTACGGCGAAACCGACGAACTCGGCTTCTCCGTCGTCACCAACAAGGTCCACATCCACGACCTCCAGGCCACCCTCCTCCACCTCCTCGGCTTCGATCACCGCCGCCTCACCTTCCGCTTCCAGGGACGCGACTACCGCCTCACCGACGTCCATGGCGACGTCGTCCACGACATCCTCGCCTGA
- a CDS encoding 3-ketoacyl-ACP reductase, with protein MTQPTALITGASRGIGRGIALSLAAQGWNLVLNYARDESAARRTAEDCTAAARDAGHTLRVTTQQADIGDASDRDRLVRAARDFTHSCDLLVNNAGVAPSVRADLLEAGEESFDRLVRINLKGPFFLTQQIARWMIEAPPARPARIVFVSSISAYTASVNRGDYCVSKAGIAMLNKLYAVRLAPHGIGVFEVRPGIIATDMTGPVREKYDRLIADGLTPIRRWGTPEDVGKAVASIASSHFPFSTGEVFNVDGGFHLRSL; from the coding sequence ATGACCCAACCCACCGCCCTGATCACCGGCGCGTCCCGAGGCATCGGCCGCGGCATTGCCCTCAGCCTCGCGGCCCAAGGCTGGAACCTCGTGCTGAACTATGCGCGTGACGAATCCGCCGCCCGCCGAACCGCCGAGGACTGCACTGCAGCGGCCCGCGATGCCGGCCACACCCTCCGGGTCACCACCCAGCAGGCGGACATCGGTGACGCATCCGACCGCGACCGCCTCGTGCGCGCCGCCCGGGACTTCACCCACTCCTGCGACCTGCTTGTCAACAACGCCGGCGTCGCTCCATCGGTGCGCGCGGATCTTCTGGAAGCCGGTGAGGAAAGCTTCGACCGCCTCGTGCGCATCAATCTCAAAGGCCCCTTCTTCCTCACCCAGCAGATCGCCCGTTGGATGATCGAAGCGCCGCCCGCCCGCCCTGCCAGGATCGTCTTCGTGTCCTCCATCAGCGCCTACACCGCCTCGGTCAATCGCGGCGACTACTGCGTCTCGAAGGCCGGCATCGCCATGCTCAACAAACTCTATGCCGTCCGCCTGGCCCCACACGGCATCGGGGTCTTTGAGGTTCGCCCGGGGATCATTGCCACCGACATGACCGGCCCGGTCCGGGAGAAATACGACCGCCTCATCGCTGACGGCCTCACCCCCATCCGCCGCTGGGGCACCCCGGAAGACGTCGGCAAGGCCGTTGCCTCCATCGCATCCAGCCACTTCCCCTTCAGCACCGGTGAGGTCTTCAATGTGGACGGCGGCTTTCACCTGCGCAGCCTCTGA
- the lepB gene encoding signal peptidase I — protein MADAVAQSWSWLGGLRTFALGRRPVWTFVRIALLLLVTFVLLKYVILIRRIESTSMAPTLREGTIHIINRLAYSPSRTPDRGDIVGVRTSGVTIMYVKRIVGLPGETVAIHRGVVLIDGQPLDEPYVVRRRRDWMRPPRPLGPDEYYVIGDNRFMDIWQHDFGAIEARRIVGKVVW, from the coding sequence ATGGCCGACGCCGTCGCACAGTCGTGGTCCTGGTTGGGCGGGCTCCGGACATTCGCTTTGGGCCGGCGGCCCGTCTGGACCTTCGTCCGGATCGCCCTCCTTCTCCTCGTCACCTTCGTCCTGCTCAAGTACGTCATCCTCATCCGCCGGATCGAAAGCACCAGCATGGCCCCCACCCTCCGCGAGGGCACCATCCACATCATCAACCGGCTCGCCTACTCCCCCTCCCGCACCCCCGACCGGGGCGACATCGTCGGTGTCCGAACCAGTGGCGTCACCATCATGTACGTGAAGCGCATCGTCGGCCTCCCCGGCGAGACGGTTGCCATCCACCGGGGCGTTGTCCTCATCGATGGCCAACCCCTCGACGAACCCTACGTCGTTCGCCGCCGCCGCGACTGGATGCGCCCGCCTCGTCCCCTCGGCCCCGACGAATACTACGTCATCGGCGACAACCGCTTCATGGACATCTGGCAGCACGACTTCGGAGCCATCGAGGCCCGGCGCATCGTCGGAAAGGTCGTCTGGTGA
- the ruvC gene encoding crossover junction endodeoxyribonuclease RuvC, translating into MQARARSIRSGPRPNPVIASPPPPAPCPGKPTVILGIDPSLRGTGWGVIRIDGRTPVALASGTLRCPASLARSRCLVRIADGLREAIRLHAPTTCAIEALFFAQNLQTALLMGEARGACLLAAAEAGLDIHELAPRKVKLAIVGFGGAQKTAVARMVQRLLHLPDIPDPDAADALAVALAHSRELSRFTRSLSRSRL; encoded by the coding sequence ATGCAGGCGAGGGCCCGTAGCATCCGCTCCGGCCCGCGTCCAAATCCTGTCATCGCCTCCCCGCCCCCGCCTGCCCCCTGCCCCGGCAAACCCACCGTCATCCTTGGCATCGATCCGTCCCTTCGTGGAACGGGCTGGGGAGTGATCCGTATCGACGGTCGCACTCCAGTGGCCCTGGCCTCCGGCACGCTCCGCTGCCCAGCCTCCCTCGCCAGGTCCCGCTGCCTCGTCCGCATCGCCGATGGGCTGCGGGAAGCGATACGCCTCCATGCCCCGACCACCTGTGCCATCGAGGCCCTTTTCTTCGCCCAGAACCTGCAGACAGCCCTCCTCATGGGGGAAGCCAGGGGCGCTTGCCTGCTGGCGGCCGCCGAGGCCGGCCTGGACATCCACGAACTCGCTCCCCGCAAGGTCAAACTAGCCATCGTCGGATTCGGCGGCGCTCAGAAAACCGCCGTCGCCCGGATGGTCCAGCGCCTCCTCCATCTCCCGGACATCCCCGACCCCGACGCGGCCGATGCCCTTGCCGTCGCCCTCGCGCATTCCCGCGAACTCTCCCGCTTCACCCGGTCCCTCAGCCGGTCCCGCCTCTGA
- the ruvA gene encoding Holliday junction branch migration protein RuvA: MIDFLRGTLHHALPTQVSVEVGGVGYEVLIPVSSFDALPPPGHEVRLLTHLMVREDAHTLYGFATAPERELFRLLIGTVSGIGPRLALNILSGMAPTHFRAAVAQRDVRALSQISGVGKKTAERIVLELKDKVGQVAIPGAEAVIHPETAPDRLAHDAVLALVALGFKQAEAIETVRATQALLGPQANLEEVVRRSLKKGAA, from the coding sequence ATGATCGATTTCCTTCGCGGCACGCTTCACCATGCCCTGCCCACTCAGGTCTCCGTCGAGGTCGGAGGGGTCGGTTATGAAGTCCTCATACCGGTCTCCTCGTTCGATGCTCTCCCGCCACCAGGTCATGAGGTCCGCCTTCTAACCCACCTCATGGTGCGGGAGGATGCCCATACCCTCTATGGCTTCGCCACCGCACCCGAGCGCGAACTCTTCCGCCTGCTGATCGGAACCGTCTCCGGCATCGGCCCGCGGCTCGCGCTCAACATCCTCAGCGGCATGGCCCCAACCCACTTCCGTGCCGCCGTGGCCCAGCGCGATGTCCGGGCCTTGTCCCAGATCTCCGGCGTCGGAAAGAAGACTGCGGAACGAATCGTCCTCGAACTCAAGGACAAGGTCGGCCAGGTCGCCATCCCTGGCGCCGAGGCTGTCATCCATCCCGAAACCGCGCCCGACCGTCTCGCCCACGACGCGGTCCTGGCCTTGGTGGCCCTCGGATTCAAGCAGGCGGAAGCGATCGAAACCGTCCGGGCAACCCAGGCGCTCCTTGGCCCCCAGGCAAACCTCGAGGAGGTCGTCCGCCGGAGCCTCAAGAAAGGAGCGGCCTGA
- a CDS encoding lysophospholipid acyltransferase family protein codes for MPSSIVSKPFVPYAPSPAQRLLARAVRRLLLVNGATLRFRHHDPHNTLPLLRTRPVIFATWHNRVTLSLLLYRQLVDVRIPGRRLAALVSASRDGALLSALLDAFGVQPVRGSTSRRGPQALIELASSARQGFDLAITPDGPRGPLYQVQPGAVAIARVTGLPLVPTVANTRWKWSLRSWDRFQLPLPFGIHDLHIGAPLFVPPDDDLPLDHWQKELRRRLIEITRD; via the coding sequence GTGCCTTCCTCCATCGTCTCCAAGCCGTTTGTCCCCTACGCCCCCAGTCCCGCCCAGCGTCTGCTCGCCCGGGCCGTGCGGCGCCTGCTCCTGGTCAATGGCGCCACCCTGCGCTTCCGCCACCACGATCCGCACAACACCCTGCCGCTCCTTCGGACACGCCCGGTGATCTTCGCCACCTGGCACAATCGGGTCACCCTCTCCCTCCTCCTCTATCGACAACTGGTCGATGTCCGGATTCCGGGACGTCGCCTCGCCGCCCTGGTCTCCGCGTCACGCGATGGGGCCCTGCTTTCCGCACTGCTCGACGCGTTCGGCGTGCAACCTGTCCGTGGTTCCACAAGCCGCCGCGGCCCCCAGGCTCTCATCGAACTGGCCTCCTCCGCCCGGCAGGGATTCGATCTCGCCATCACCCCGGATGGTCCGCGGGGCCCTCTGTACCAGGTCCAGCCTGGGGCTGTGGCCATCGCCCGCGTCACCGGCCTTCCCCTGGTTCCCACGGTCGCCAATACCCGATGGAAATGGTCCCTTCGAAGCTGGGATCGGTTCCAACTGCCCCTGCCCTTCGGAATCCACGACCTCCACATCGGAGCACCCCTCTTCGTTCCTCCCGATGATGATCTGCCCCTCGATCACTGGCAGAAGGAACTCCGCCGCCGCCTGATCGAGATCACCCGCGATTGA
- a CDS encoding DUF309 domain-containing protein gives MSKADRIGHLRVEGADGLDPHYAGWFACFNRGEYYEAHDVLEALWLRERGGADDGFYKGLIQLAGAFVHLQKGRLRPAEALFRLADGNLARYGARHRRLDIHAVRGWIALWREALAAEGFERNPLGTLAAPSVQPLAATEESASGGTTG, from the coding sequence GTGTCGAAGGCGGACCGGATCGGGCATTTAAGGGTGGAGGGGGCGGACGGGTTGGACCCGCATTACGCGGGGTGGTTCGCCTGCTTCAACCGGGGCGAGTACTACGAGGCGCACGACGTGCTGGAGGCGTTGTGGCTGCGGGAACGGGGCGGGGCGGACGATGGGTTTTACAAGGGGTTGATCCAGCTCGCCGGGGCGTTTGTGCACTTGCAGAAGGGCCGGTTGCGGCCGGCCGAGGCGTTGTTCCGGCTCGCCGACGGGAACCTGGCGCGGTATGGGGCACGGCATCGGCGGCTGGACATCCATGCCGTGCGGGGATGGATCGCCTTATGGCGGGAGGCCCTGGCCGCGGAGGGATTCGAGCGCAATCCGCTGGGGACGCTGGCGGCACCTTCCGTGCAGCCCTTGGCCGCGACGGAAGAATCCGCATCCGGGGGGACAACGGGCTGA
- a CDS encoding aminoglycoside phosphotransferase family protein, with protein sequence MTPEEHARLSAVGRQFQIPGDYHEGYRIKIGHINETFAATYRHFGTPFRVVHQTVNTHVFRDPSGLMRNVVRVTEHVRRRLADRGLDQIPRRVLQAVPARDGGFHHIDGDGVFWRTFILVEGVRSHDAVEEPRQAYQAGLAFGRFQSLLADLPADQLVTTIPDFHHTPKRYERLLAAVERDEFNRAHTARAEIEFARSLEAMVPALVEAEAQGRVPVRVTHNDTKFNNVLLDEATGEAMCVVDLDTVMPGLVLYDFGDMVRTTTSRTAEDEMYLDRVELEMPMFEALLRGYLEAAGEFLTAGERRLLVLSGRLITFTIGIRFLTDYLEGDAYFRIHREQHNLDRCRKQFRLIRSMIEREDVMERLVERM encoded by the coding sequence ATGACGCCGGAAGAGCACGCGCGGCTGAGCGCGGTGGGAAGGCAGTTCCAGATCCCCGGGGATTACCACGAGGGATACCGGATCAAGATCGGGCACATCAATGAGACCTTCGCGGCCACGTACAGGCACTTCGGGACGCCGTTCCGGGTGGTTCACCAGACGGTGAACACGCATGTGTTCCGGGACCCGTCGGGGCTGATGCGGAACGTGGTGCGGGTGACGGAGCATGTGCGGCGGCGGCTGGCGGACCGGGGTCTGGACCAGATTCCGCGTCGGGTGCTGCAGGCGGTGCCGGCGCGGGACGGGGGATTTCACCACATCGACGGCGACGGGGTGTTCTGGAGGACGTTCATCCTGGTGGAGGGGGTGCGGAGCCACGACGCCGTGGAGGAGCCGAGGCAGGCGTACCAGGCGGGGCTGGCGTTCGGGCGGTTCCAGAGTCTGCTGGCGGATCTGCCGGCGGACCAGTTGGTCACGACGATCCCGGATTTCCACCACACGCCGAAGCGGTATGAGCGGCTGCTGGCGGCGGTGGAGCGGGACGAGTTCAACCGGGCGCACACGGCGAGGGCGGAGATCGAGTTTGCGCGGTCGCTGGAGGCCATGGTGCCGGCCTTGGTGGAGGCCGAGGCGCAGGGCAGGGTGCCGGTGCGGGTGACGCACAACGACACCAAGTTCAACAACGTGCTGCTGGACGAGGCAACCGGGGAGGCGATGTGCGTGGTGGATCTGGACACGGTGATGCCGGGGTTGGTGCTGTACGATTTCGGGGACATGGTGCGCACGACCACAAGCCGGACGGCGGAGGACGAGATGTACCTGGACCGGGTCGAGCTCGAGATGCCGATGTTTGAAGCGCTGCTGCGCGGCTATCTGGAGGCGGCGGGGGAATTCCTGACAGCCGGGGAGCGACGGTTGCTGGTGCTTTCCGGCAGGCTGATCACCTTCACCATCGGGATCCGGTTCCTGACGGATTATCTCGAGGGGGATGCGTATTTCCGGATTCACCGGGAGCAGCACAACCTCGACCGTTGCCGGAAGCAGTTCCGGCTGATCCGCTCGATGATCGAGCGGGAGGACGTCATGGAGCGACTGGTGGAACGGATGTAG
- a CDS encoding enoyl-ACP reductase: protein MAQLRGKIGLVFGVANKRSIAWAIAQAWHREGATLAFTYQGERLRENVEELAGTFGADTMILPCDVTQDEQIEAVFGAVKERWGRLDLLLHSVAFAPREALEGRFVDTRREAFRMAHDISAYSLVALARAAAPLMGQGGSIVAMSYYGAEKVVPHYNVMGVAKAALEASTRYLAYDLGPARVRVNCISAGPVNTLAARGIAGFTDMVKHYEAHAPLRRNVLPDELGATGVFLASDGAAAITGQVIYVDCGYQIMGM, encoded by the coding sequence ATGGCACAGTTGAGAGGCAAGATCGGGCTGGTATTCGGCGTGGCGAACAAGCGGTCGATCGCGTGGGCGATCGCGCAGGCATGGCACCGGGAGGGGGCGACGCTGGCCTTCACCTACCAGGGGGAGCGGTTGCGCGAGAACGTGGAGGAGCTGGCCGGGACGTTCGGGGCGGACACGATGATCCTGCCGTGCGATGTGACGCAGGATGAGCAGATAGAGGCGGTGTTCGGCGCGGTGAAGGAACGTTGGGGGCGGCTGGATCTGCTGTTGCACAGCGTGGCCTTCGCGCCGAGGGAGGCGCTGGAGGGGCGGTTTGTGGACACCCGCCGGGAGGCATTCCGGATGGCGCACGACATCAGCGCCTATTCGCTGGTGGCGCTGGCGCGGGCGGCGGCGCCGCTGATGGGGCAGGGGGGAAGCATTGTGGCGATGAGCTATTACGGGGCGGAGAAGGTCGTGCCGCATTACAACGTGATGGGGGTGGCCAAGGCGGCGCTGGAAGCCAGCACCCGGTATCTCGCGTACGATCTTGGTCCGGCGAGGGTGCGGGTGAACTGCATCAGCGCGGGCCCGGTGAACACCCTGGCGGCGCGGGGCATCGCGGGATTCACCGACATGGTGAAGCACTACGAGGCGCATGCGCCGCTGCGGCGGAACGTGCTGCCGGACGAGCTGGGGGCGACCGGGGTGTTCCTGGCCAGCGACGGCGCGGCGGCGATCACCGGGCAGGTGATCTACGTGGACTGCGGGTACCAGATCATGGGGATGTAA
- a CDS encoding PLDc N-terminal domain-containing protein, producing the protein MAWWAEAALAWEYGVLAVGLILAIWASGHALAYKRDPRAATLWIGLVWLLPVVGALLYSILGVNRIRRWAVSLRADMQRVAAEEPTARCRAEQLTELLGDGREHLEDLARTVDRVASRPLVRGNRVEPLIDGDEAFPFLLEAIRGAQRSIAVCTYIFDADAVGLELARELGEAVRRGVEVRVLIDATGVRYSWPPILGTLRREGVRHARFLRLFPIRRVLSMNLRNHRKIVVVDGRVGFTGGMNLRMGHWLGRRPRRPVRDVHFRLEGPVVAHLQEAFAEDWQFTTGEALRGETWFPALPERGPVAARGIADGPDEDLDQMRWVLLAALSAAKESVRIVTPYFLPEAALIAALNVAAMRGVRVDIVLPSRSNLPVVHGASRAHWWQVLEHGCRIWLSPPPFDHTKLMVVDGAWAMFGSANWDPRSLRLNFEFNVESYDTALAGRLEAVVEEKRARAREVTLAEVDGRSMGVRLWDGVARLFTPFL; encoded by the coding sequence ATGGCGTGGTGGGCGGAAGCGGCACTGGCGTGGGAGTACGGGGTGCTGGCTGTCGGGTTGATCCTGGCCATTTGGGCGTCGGGTCATGCACTGGCCTACAAGCGGGATCCGAGGGCGGCGACGCTGTGGATCGGTTTGGTATGGCTGCTACCGGTGGTGGGGGCGCTCCTGTATTCCATCCTGGGGGTCAATCGGATCCGGCGGTGGGCGGTGTCGCTGCGGGCGGACATGCAACGGGTGGCGGCGGAGGAACCGACGGCGCGATGCCGGGCGGAGCAGTTGACGGAACTTCTGGGGGACGGGCGGGAACACCTCGAGGATCTGGCCCGAACGGTGGACCGGGTGGCCAGCCGACCGCTGGTGCGGGGCAACCGGGTGGAACCGCTGATTGACGGTGACGAGGCCTTTCCGTTCCTGCTTGAGGCCATCCGGGGTGCGCAGCGATCGATTGCCGTCTGCACTTATATCTTCGATGCGGACGCGGTGGGACTCGAGTTGGCACGGGAATTGGGGGAGGCGGTTCGCCGGGGAGTGGAGGTACGGGTGTTGATCGACGCGACGGGAGTGCGGTACTCGTGGCCGCCCATCCTGGGCACCTTGCGGCGGGAGGGGGTGCGCCATGCGAGGTTTCTGAGGCTGTTTCCGATCCGGCGGGTGTTGTCGATGAACCTGCGGAATCACCGGAAGATCGTGGTGGTGGATGGGAGAGTGGGGTTTACCGGGGGGATGAACCTGCGGATGGGTCACTGGCTCGGGCGGCGACCGCGCCGGCCGGTGCGGGACGTTCATTTTCGGCTGGAAGGGCCCGTGGTGGCGCACCTGCAGGAGGCGTTTGCGGAGGACTGGCAGTTCACCACCGGGGAGGCGTTGCGCGGCGAGACCTGGTTTCCCGCGTTGCCGGAAAGGGGGCCGGTGGCGGCGCGGGGGATTGCGGACGGCCCGGACGAGGATCTGGACCAGATGCGTTGGGTTCTGCTGGCGGCGTTGAGTGCGGCGAAGGAGTCGGTGCGTATCGTGACGCCCTATTTCCTGCCCGAGGCGGCGCTCATTGCGGCCTTGAATGTGGCGGCGATGAGAGGGGTTCGGGTGGACATTGTGCTGCCGTCGCGGAGCAACCTGCCGGTGGTGCATGGGGCGTCGCGGGCGCACTGGTGGCAGGTTCTGGAGCATGGGTGCCGGATCTGGCTGAGTCCGCCGCCCTTCGATCACACCAAGCTGATGGTGGTGGACGGGGCATGGGCGATGTTCGGGTCGGCGAACTGGGATCCGCGGAGCCTGCGGTTGAATTTCGAGTTCAATGTTGAGAGTTACGACACGGCACTGGCGGGGCGATTGGAGGCGGTGGTGGAGGAGAAGCGGGCGCGGGCGCGGGAGGTGACCCTGGCGGAGGTGGACGGTCGATCGATGGGGGTGCGGTTGTGGGACGGGGTCGCGCGGCTGTTCACGCCGTTTTTGTGA